From Spiroplasma endosymbiont of Amphimallon solstitiale:
TACTGATTTTGTAGCAGAAAATAACTTTAATTTTGTAGAAAAGTAATGATACATGATAAAGTGTTATTTTTAGAGAATTTTTAAACTAAATAATGTTACTTTTAACAAATTTTTAATTAAAAATAATATTTTAAGTGTAAATTGATGAATAATTTTTGGTCATCCATACTTTTCTACAAAATTAAAAGAAAATAATGCTAATTTATATAATGCTCCATTAGAAATTAATAATGAAACCATTAAACAATATTTAATTCAACAAGAATTTTATAGAAAAAATTGAAATTCTATTTTTAAATTAAGTAAATTAGGAATTAGTGGTTATTTAATTTATATTGCAAATGATAATTTATATTTTCAAGTAGTTGACATACAACAAAGAGTTTATGATATTACTGGTAAATTAATTCAATGTACTATTTTTTATGATAATTATGAACAAAATGCACAAACTGTAAGATTATTTGAAGTTTATACATTAAATAATAAACAAGTAACTATTAATCGTACAATTTATAGTATTAGTGATAATAAAAAAAATTTCCATTAGATTTCAGAACATATAGTAATAATCCTAATTTAGAACAAGAACAAATACTAAATATTAATTATATTCCAATAGCAATTATGCGAAATAAAGCAAATGAATTAGCAGATTGTAATAAAGTAATGGATAAAATTAAAGCATTAGATGTTATTTATGAACAAATTGTTTTAGAACCTGTTTAGAATCTTTTTAATAAAACTGAAATAAATGAAAGAACAACCATTTGTAAACTAGTATTTAGTTTTCTTTCACAATTTTTTCATAATCTTCTGTATTTTTCTAATCAAGCAAAGCTTCGTTCTACAATTCATCTTTTTGGTAATACTACAAAAGTATGTAATTCATTACGTTTTATCACTTCAACATTTGCATTTATGATTGTTTTGATTTCAGAAGCAAATTTTTCACCAGTATAACCAGCATCTACTATTATTTTTTGAACTGCAGAAAGATTTTCTTTTTCATTTTCAATCATTATTATAGCGCTATTACGATCTGTTTTTTCTGCTGTGGTTATGTAAATTGCATGTGGTAAACCTTGAGAATCAACAACAATATGACGTTTTATGCCTGAAATCTTTTTACCAGCATCATAACCTTTATTTTCAGTAGTATCTGTATTTTTAACACTTTGCGAATCAATTATACAAAAACTAGTTTGTTCTTTGCGATTATTATTGATACGAACTTTTTTTTAATTATGTAGAAAAGTATGGATGACCAAAAATTATTCATCAATTTACACTTAAAATATTATTTTTAATTAAAAATTTGTTAAAAGTAACATTATTTAGTGTAAAAATTATCTAAAAATAACACTTTATCATGTATCATTACTTTTCTACAAAATTAAAGGACTTTTTTAACTAATTTTTTTTAAAATTAATTGCAATACACTAGGTTCTTTACCATTATTTTTACTTCAAATTTAAAAATAATAATATACAGTTTGTCATTTTGGAAAATTTTTTGGTAGCATTCTTCATTGACAACCACTTTTTAATACATATAAAATTGCACAAAATACTTCATATAAATCTAAACTTCTTGGTTTTGTTTTCTTTTTGCTATTTTCTAAAATTGATTTTATGTTCTCAAATTGTTCTTTGGTGACATGACTTGGATAATTTTTATGCATATATACCTCTTATTTTAAAATATATAATCATTTTACATTATTTTCGAAAAGATTCTAAACAGGTTCTTAGATACCATTTTAAATTCACCTAAATTTATATTTAGTCAAACTTATGGTAATGTTCAATCAACATTAGAAGAAGCAGTAAGAACTTTGGTTACTAAAAACTACATATTTAAAAGTGGTGGAGATAATAATGAACAAAACGAAAATATCAATATGACAAATAGTAATTTTAAAGGTAAAAATTTAACTGATATATACGATTGAAATGTTAATGAAATATTTAAACGTTGTGGTATTCATATACCAAGTCAAAAGAAATCAGCACAACAATCAGTTCCCGAAAGTACAGCAGTAAATATTTCAACTATTAATTATATTGAACAAAAATTATGACAATTTAATATTGATATTCTTAAATTTATTCAAATATTAGTAAAAATTGATAAAGATTTATTAAATAGTAAAACATTTAATGTTAATGATGAACAAGAAATTAATAATTTAACTGTTAAATTAAAACTATTTAATCCCGAAAATAACCAATTAATAGGAGAGAACAATGGACAACAACAAACCACAAACCAAGTTTCCACAGAAACAAATTAAACTTAATCAAGCAGAATTAGAAAATGATTATTTAATAGATAATATTCCTTATGACTTTACTAATATGATGAGAGCTACTAGTGACCCTGATATTAATAGAGCATACGATGAATTTAAAAAAAGAACTATATATATTTATGAAATTGAACGTTTATTTAAAAATAATGAAAATAATAGTTTAAAATTTTCAGCAAATACTATTAAAATCGGTTTTATTGATATTGATAAAGTATTAAAGACTACTGCTGTTGAAACATCAGACTTTACTATGCAATTAAATCAAAGAGCAAGTACAAATATTAATGATAATACAATTGAATATAGTATGACTGATATTAAAAATTTAATATTTCAAGAAATAAATTTATTAAATCAATTTAAGTTATATGCAGTTAGTATTAATGAACCATTAACCGAAAATAATATTAATAATTTATATATTATTAATAATTATTCACAACTTTATCAAAATCCAAAAACAAGAAGTACTAAAAGTATTACTATTATTAAAATTAAAGATTTTAAAACAAGAGATGGTTATCCAATTATTATTAAATTACCTGAATTGTAAAATTAAAAAGGACACTTATATAAAAATTAAATTGTGTTAATTCTATAATTAAGAAAAGAAAGGAATTAGCACAATGTATAAGTATCTGACTATTGAATCAATAATAGCAATAAAAGAATATAAAAGTTATGGATTTTCGATTCGTAAAATAGCAAAAGCCATTGATTATAGTAAATCAACTGTACATAGAGTTTGTAGATTATTAAATCAAAACTTATTGCCATTAGAAATATTGAATAAAATTCAAAAAAATAAACAAAATGCAGGTAGAAAATTAATAATTTTAACTTTAATAGAAATTAATACTATTAATCATTTGTTAATTACTAAAAATTATGCTCTTGATATAATTGCTAATTTTTTAAAGGAAAATAAAATAAAAAGTATTTCAACAAAAACTTTATATAACATGTTTAAAACAAATCGAATGGGTTTTGATGAAAATAACTTATTGAGAAAAGGAAAAAATAAACCTCACAAACAAAAAGAAACTAGGGGCAGAATTAATAATTGTAAGTCTATTCATGAAAGAAATTTAATCATTCCTAATATTAAAAATATAGAAGAATTTGGTCATTTAGAGGGTGATACTATCATTGGTAAAGATCATAAAAGTTCTATTATTACTTTAGCTGATATATGATCAAAAACCACAATTCCTTTAGCAACTAAAAATAATAAATCAGAAAATATTACAAAAAGTATAATAAAATTTATTTCAAAGTTACAAAAAGGAACAGTTAAAACTATTACTTTTGATCGTGGTAAAGAATTTAGTAAATGAAAATTAATCGAAAAAAATTGTAATGTTAAGATTTATTTTGCAGATCCTGGTAAACCTTGTCAAAGAGGTTTAAATGAAAATAATAATGGTATTTTAAGAAGATATTTACCAAAATCTACAGATCTATCTTCATATAAACAAAAAGATTTAAATACTATAGCATTTCAAATTAATTCTACACCCAGAAAATCACTATCTTATAAAAGACCAATAGATTTAATACAATTATTTTAAAAAACTGTCCCATTTATATTTACAATTCAGGTTACAAAAACCATTAGATAAAGATACCAAAGTAACTGGTTTAAAAATTAAAGCGCCTAGAAGCATGATTTTCGGCAATATAAAGGTACTTGGTGAAGTTGACAATATGGAATGTATACCCAAAGTTATTTGTCAAAGATAAGATAGCATTTCCGCTATTATCAATGCCTATTGAAACACAACCAAAAGTTAGAATATTACAACAATGATTTAGTGAACAAATATTACCTTGAAATTTAGCAAAACAATTTATAGGACAAGAAAAATCAGTTTTAGATTTAATTGCTATTGGTGGTGGAACTGAAACAAGAAAAGAAATTATTAATAATGCAAAAATAACATATGCTAAAATTGGTAAATATGATGGACCATCCCCAATACCGAAAAAATTAGCTGATTTTGAAATGAAAAAGAATGAACAATATTTATTATATAGTCATCGAGAACCAAACCCACCATATCCAAGTAGAAATATTGTTATTGAATTATCACAAAATTTTGATAATATTGAAATAGAAATTAATGATAAACCACCAATTGATAGTTTACAAAAAGTATTACTAGATATGCTAACTTATACATATACTTATAATAGAAATTTTGATGGTGTATCATTTGACCAAAAAAATATAGATTGAGATATTGCTAAATTAAGAGCAAAATTTGAAGGACAAAAACCAGAAGATGTAATTACTAATTTATTTAAACAATGAAAGTTAGATTATCCCAATTATATTAATTTAGAGCAAGTAAAAATATTTAAACAACTAATTATTATGTTATCAAATAATATTTATTCAAATATGTCAATTAATAAAGGTTTAAATGATGATAATAAAATATTATTACCTTATTATTTTGAATTAAAATCTAATCCAATACATTCTACTCCTGATAAAGTTTGAGAATTTAAAGATGTAAAAGTAATATTAAAATCTCATTATTTTGATTTTACTGATATAAATAATATTAAGTTAAAAAATAATGATATTAGCCAAAATGAATTATTTAAATTAGATGATAATCAATTTAACTGATTATCTATAACAAATGAGCTAGAAAGTAATAATATTCCATCATTAATTCCTGCTGATTGAACATTAGGTAATGGTGAATAGGAAAATACTTTACAAGAGCAATTATTGATAAAAATAAAATAAAAAATATTTTAAATTTATATGGTTCAAATAAATATCAATTATTTTCAAAACTAGAATTTTATAAAGAAATATTCCAAATCGATAACAATAGTGAATTTGAATTACAAATAGAAAATCCGATTAATAACTTAAATCGGATTGAACTTAGTGGTATATTTGGTGCTGGAAATTATAATTTAACTTTATTAACTGATAAACAAGAAATAAACTTAAACAATATTAATTTATTTGATAAATACAATGAAAATATTTCTTATATAAATTTAGAAATTTAAATTATATTTTTAATAATTTATATAGTTAATTGTCTTGCAGAATTGCCATTGTTGGTTGAAGGTTCAATATTATTTTCAGAATTAATATTATTAATAATCACATCATTTAGTTGAGGAGCATTTGGTGATATACTATCTGAAAAATCATCATTTCTATTTGTATTGTTAAGTATTCTATATGTTAATTCTGATTGATTAGTAATGCAAGAATATAATGTGTCCAAACCATATCCAATCGTATATCCCAATGAATATCCTAAAATATATCCTATTTTATATCCTATTAGTATTGATGACAATGTTTTTGCACATGATATAGATGTTTCATCAATATTATTTAAATCTCATATGTTTTTAGAATTTAATGGCTGTATCATCCCTCCTAATATACCACCGGATACACTACCCATTTTTCCTAATTCTTTTGAAAATATTTTTTTAAATTTAATCATATTTATTTCTCCCTTCAAAATAAAAAACCTATTAACTTTTAAATCAAAGAATAGGTTTTAAAAACTTATATTAAATTTATATTTATCATTATACATTATTTTTAAATTTTATTTATCAAAATATCCATCAGGATAAATGCCATTTCATTTTATATCATCTTGTTTTGAAGGTTTAATTCCAAAATATAGTTTTATTTTATGATAATTACTAACTTTTTCTGCTCAAATTATTGCCCCCCAGTGTGCTTCATAATCATAATCTAAATAATAAGATAATTCATTTGTTTTATGATGTGCTAGTGAACCAACTATTAAACCAGTTGTAGCAAGAAATAATGCTAAAATTGATGTTATTTTACTTAAATTTGTTTTTATTCATGTTTTCATATTAAATTACTCCTTTTTCTTTAATTTTACTTTTAAATTGTACTTATTTTTTGATATTTTTACAAGTATGCTTTTAAATACAAAATAACGCCTAAATTAAAGGTGTTTATTTTGTGATACCTATACTATTAATTATATTGAAATTGTTTATTATATTGCAAAT
This genomic window contains:
- a CDS encoding IS30 family transposase; the protein is MYKYLTIESIIAIKEYKSYGFSIRKIAKAIDYSKSTVHRVCRLLNQNLLPLEILNKIQKNKQNAGRKLIILTLIEINTINHLLITKNYALDIIANFLKENKIKSISTKTLYNMFKTNRMGFDENNLLRKGKNKPHKQKETRGRINNCKSIHERNLIIPNIKNIEEFGHLEGDTIIGKDHKSSIITLADIWSKTTIPLATKNNKSENITKSIIKFISKLQKGTVKTITFDRGKEFSKWKLIEKNCNVKIYFADPGKPCQRGLNENNNGILRRYLPKSTDLSSYKQKDLNTIAFQINSTPRKSLSYKRPIDLIQLF